A genomic region of Palaemon carinicauda isolate YSFRI2023 chromosome 22, ASM3689809v2, whole genome shotgun sequence contains the following coding sequences:
- the LOC137616084 gene encoding cuticle protein 18.6-like, which translates to MKSVVLTLSLAAVALAAPQGGYNYQGPVVQPQPQYSAPAPQYNDVPAQYNFQWDVNDQYSGNFYGHQEQRDGPNTQGSYYVRLPDTRLMRVDYYVDDYGFHPTITYEGEAQYPSAPAQTYQPAPAPSQVYVQPAPAPSQVYVQPAPAPQQTYQQPAPTPSQLYSQPGK; encoded by the exons TCCGTAGTTCTCACGCTCTCATTGGCTGCCGTAGCCCTGGCTGCCCCTCAAGGGGGCTACAATTACCAAGGTCCTGTCGTTCAGCCCCAGCCCCAGTATTCAGCCCCAGCTCCCCAGTACAACGACGTTCCAGCCCAGTACAATTTCCAGTGGGACGTCAACGATCAGTATTCCGGTAACTTCTATGGGCACCAGGAACAGAGAGATGGACCCAATACCCAGGGAAG CTACTACGTCAGGCTCCCGGACACCCGCCTCATGAGAGTCGATTACTACGTCGATGATTACGGATTCCATCCAACAATCACTTACGAGGGAGAGGCTCAGTACCCAAGTGCCCCAGCTCAGACTTATCAGCCTGCCCCTGCTCCTTCTCAAGTGTACGTTCAGCCTGCACCTGCTCCTTCTCAAGTGTACGTTCAGCCTGCCCCAGCCCCTCAGCAGACTTATCAGCAACCTGCTCCCACACCCTCACAGCTCTATTCTCAACCTGGGAAATAA